A region of the Pecten maximus unplaced genomic scaffold, xPecMax1.1, whole genome shotgun sequence genome:
CCTGGCAGTTCTCTTTCCCACTGGTCCTGGTACACTGCTGCTTCCAGGATGTACTCTCTTATCTTCTCAAAAGCCGGATCGTCGTGTATGGAATTATCAACAGTGCAAAATCGAAGGAAAACTAACCCTTCGCCCTTCTTTGCATTCACAAGCTCAGTGATGCCGCATATGTTTAAAAGCATGCTCTGCAGTCTTTTACCTCTCTCATCAGGAGTCTCATTCTACAATAATACGGACATATTAGAATCATTTGCCGgaattttaaagaaatgaaataagttcGATTATGAAAAATTAGAACGCCCTCTCCGTACTGATGGGGCGTGAACATTCGTTTATAGTAGAAATGCGATAAACAACAAGCAAAAGGAATAAAGTTCACATATTTAGTATTTCCATGAGGGTTTAGTAACATCCACAACGCGTGTagaattcaaaatatctttcACAACGCAATTTACTAATTTAATCCGCGCGTGGACATCAATTTTCTGACCATCAAAAACTGTCCCCTTGCCCAATGGCAGTCATATCCCatctacatatacatttaaaaaacacCTGACCATCAATAATCTATAATTCATTAAC
Encoded here:
- the LOC117319419 gene encoding uncharacterized protein LOC117319419, whose translation is MDQVNVRFTNETPDERGKRLQSMLLNICGITELVNAKKGEGLVFLRFCTVDNSIHDDPAFEKIREYILEAAVYQDQWERELPGSWLALEREILKQREWKHVMTIQEIKELDDQCEYPIGDEENIKMFLEYDQVFFMCIILCNINV